Proteins encoded together in one Rubripirellula reticaptiva window:
- a CDS encoding ABC transporter ATP-binding protein: MTQPTVLSARGIYKSYHKDKIEVPVLRGVDVDMTAGLVTALVGRSGSGKSTLMHLLATLDRPDAGEVHFCGERIDNATRSRRDAYRNHDIGIIFQFYHLLPELSALENVLAPTMISRSVWNYFTHRKEVRLRAEAMLDRVGLLHRAKHKPCEMSGGEMQRTAIARALMTDPKLLLADEPTGNLDTETGQEILKLLAQLNQDDNLTIVMITHDDSIAAGADICHRMQDGMLESAANFNFERPLVAA, from the coding sequence ATGACACAGCCCACCGTTTTGTCCGCTCGCGGTATCTACAAGTCCTATCACAAGGACAAAATCGAAGTCCCCGTGCTACGTGGCGTCGATGTGGACATGACTGCGGGGCTGGTGACGGCGCTTGTCGGACGAAGTGGCAGCGGTAAGAGCACGCTGATGCACTTGTTGGCGACGCTCGATCGCCCCGACGCAGGCGAAGTGCATTTCTGTGGCGAACGAATTGACAACGCAACACGATCTCGTCGAGACGCGTACCGCAACCACGACATCGGCATCATCTTTCAGTTCTATCACTTGCTGCCCGAGCTATCGGCGCTCGAAAACGTACTCGCCCCGACCATGATCAGCCGCAGTGTCTGGAACTACTTCACGCATCGTAAAGAAGTCCGGTTGCGGGCCGAAGCAATGCTAGACCGCGTTGGCCTGCTCCACCGCGCCAAGCATAAACCGTGTGAAATGAGCGGGGGTGAAATGCAGCGTACCGCCATCGCCAGAGCGTTGATGACGGACCCGAAGCTATTGCTTGCGGACGAACCGACAGGCAACCTGGATACCGAAACGGGGCAAGAGATATTGAAGCTGTTGGCTCAGTTGAACCAAGACGACAATTTGACCATCGTGATGATCACGCACGATGACTCGATCGCCGCCGGCGCCGACATTTGTCATCGAATGCAGGACGGCATGCTGGAATCAGCAGCAAATTTTAACTTCGAGCGGCCACTGGTAGCCGCCTAG
- a CDS encoding DEAD/DEAH box helicase produces MNQSQTSKDASFDDLDLSPVMRRALKKAGFETPSPIQSALIPLALDGLDVIGQARTGTGKTAAFSIPILEQLDPLEECRDPQVIIVVPTRELADQVGREAQRLAWGEPTEIAVLAGGKNITGQLRQLENGVQIVVGTPGRLHDHLQRRSLRTDKVWCVVLDEADRMLDIGFRPQIERILRKCPRERQTLLLSATLPPTVRRLAESYMVDPEVIDCCKDEMSVETIEQRYFTVAQNKKGELLERLLQREKPEQAIVFCRTKRGTDRLYRQLARSFDNCGAMHGDMQQRERDRVLQSLRDRKLKVLVATDVVGRGIDISTISHIINYDVPQDCDDYVHRVGRTGRMGRDGVAYTFVVPGEGDVLTSIEQRINKELKRDTMDGFATVEMPVEVVAKVEEKPLRKVLNPMHRKVTRRR; encoded by the coding sequence ATGAATCAATCGCAAACGTCCAAAGACGCATCCTTCGATGACCTCGATCTCTCGCCCGTGATGCGTCGGGCGTTGAAAAAAGCGGGGTTTGAAACTCCGTCGCCAATCCAGTCGGCCTTGATCCCGTTGGCTCTTGATGGCCTCGATGTGATCGGTCAGGCGCGAACCGGAACGGGGAAAACTGCCGCCTTTTCGATTCCGATTCTCGAGCAACTTGATCCGCTGGAGGAATGTCGTGATCCGCAGGTGATCATTGTCGTCCCGACTCGTGAATTAGCCGACCAGGTGGGGCGTGAAGCTCAGCGACTCGCTTGGGGCGAGCCGACTGAGATTGCAGTGCTGGCGGGCGGAAAGAACATTACCGGCCAACTGCGCCAACTTGAAAACGGCGTCCAAATCGTTGTCGGCACACCCGGACGGTTGCATGACCACTTGCAGCGCCGGTCACTGCGAACTGACAAAGTTTGGTGCGTTGTCTTGGACGAAGCCGACCGGATGCTGGACATCGGGTTTCGCCCCCAAATCGAACGCATTCTGCGGAAGTGCCCGCGCGAGCGTCAAACACTGTTGCTGTCCGCCACCTTGCCACCTACCGTTCGACGCCTCGCCGAATCGTACATGGTGGACCCCGAGGTGATCGATTGCTGCAAAGACGAAATGTCCGTCGAAACGATCGAGCAGCGTTATTTCACTGTCGCACAGAACAAGAAGGGCGAGTTGCTCGAACGGTTGCTCCAGCGCGAGAAGCCAGAACAGGCAATCGTTTTTTGTCGCACCAAACGCGGAACCGATCGGTTGTATCGACAATTGGCTCGTTCGTTCGACAATTGTGGGGCCATGCACGGGGACATGCAGCAGCGCGAACGCGATCGAGTGTTGCAGAGCCTGCGTGACCGCAAGTTAAAAGTTTTGGTCGCCACCGACGTGGTTGGCCGCGGCATCGATATCAGTACCATTTCGCACATCATCAACTATGACGTGCCGCAAGACTGTGATGACTATGTTCACCGCGTGGGACGAACGGGACGAATGGGCCGCGACGGGGTGGCTTACACGTTTGTGGTGCCTGGCGAAGGCGACGTGCTGACCAGCATCGAACAACGAATCAACAAAGAACTTAAACGCGATACGATGGACGGGTTTGCAACCGTCGAGATGCCAGTCGAAGTAGTTGCGAAAGTGGAAGAAAAACCACTCCGCAAAGTGCTCAACCCGATGCACCGGAAAGTCACGCGGCGACGCTAA
- a CDS encoding ABC transporter permease, producing MKKILGILGLLVFICVMTALMSDRFLTQYNIENLLRRSALFGILSIGAAFVIITGGIDLSIGSVVCLVGCLLPWMMVDQGLSVPAALAIVAAMSLGIGVTHGLLITKMRLQPFVVTLCGLLFYRGLTRGIVQDQTQGFQGEFKTLRAVSQGQISLPGTDFGLPMPCLILFVVAVAAIVFLNLTVYGRYMLALGRNETATRLSGVNTDRMIILAYVICGCLSGLGGMLFVLDVGSALPVDFGNFYELYAIAGAVLGGCSLRGGQGTIIGVVIGSAVMQVLKNTITLVDWIPTNIEFAVIGAVILGGVIADEGVKRYAARRRSAK from the coding sequence ATGAAGAAAATACTTGGCATTCTTGGTTTGCTCGTTTTCATCTGTGTCATGACGGCGCTGATGAGCGATCGCTTTTTGACTCAGTACAACATCGAAAACCTGCTGCGGCGCAGCGCCTTGTTTGGGATCCTTTCCATCGGCGCGGCGTTTGTGATCATCACCGGCGGCATCGATCTGTCGATCGGATCCGTGGTTTGTTTGGTGGGGTGTTTGTTGCCGTGGATGATGGTCGACCAAGGTCTGTCTGTTCCGGCGGCGCTAGCGATCGTGGCGGCAATGTCGTTGGGTATCGGCGTGACGCATGGGCTGTTGATCACGAAGATGAGACTGCAGCCGTTCGTGGTCACACTGTGCGGCTTGCTGTTCTATCGCGGGTTGACCCGAGGGATTGTCCAGGACCAAACCCAAGGGTTTCAGGGCGAGTTTAAAACGCTGCGAGCGGTCTCTCAGGGACAGATTTCGCTGCCGGGCACCGATTTTGGTCTGCCGATGCCCTGTCTGATTCTGTTCGTAGTTGCGGTGGCTGCCATCGTGTTTTTGAACTTGACCGTTTACGGACGGTACATGCTTGCGCTGGGGCGAAACGAGACGGCAACACGACTGAGCGGCGTTAACACGGACCGAATGATCATCTTGGCCTATGTGATTTGTGGCTGTTTGAGCGGTTTGGGGGGGATGTTGTTCGTGCTGGATGTTGGCAGTGCGCTGCCCGTTGATTTTGGAAATTTCTATGAGCTTTACGCGATTGCCGGGGCGGTTCTGGGGGGCTGCAGTCTGCGCGGTGGTCAGGGCACGATCATTGGGGTTGTGATCGGTTCGGCCGTGATGCAGGTGTTAAAAAACACCATCACGTTGGTCGACTGGATACCTACGAATATCGAGTTCGCAGTTATTGGTGCGGTTATCTTGGGTGGGGTGATCGCTGACGAGGGGGTCAAACGATACGCTGCCCGGCGACGATCGGCCAAGTAA